Within the Salvia hispanica cultivar TCC Black 2014 chromosome 4, UniMelb_Shisp_WGS_1.0, whole genome shotgun sequence genome, the region tcattaatttttgtacTTAATTTTAGGGGTAGTTCGCTATGGTATACCGTACTTTGAGTGTCATATTGTGtaccgtaccgaaagttaTGGTATGACAAAACACCATACCGATACCATACCAAATTTTCGGTATATTGATATATCAGATATTCGGTATGATAGTTTTTTATACTCTTATCATACTGTATTTTTGGTATACCATACCGCATTCCGGTATACCatacttttgcggtatactGAACTTCTGTACGACATACCTGTTAtactgaaaaaataatatattatacccaaaatatttttttaaaaacacaaTTATGTTATTCAACTACTTCAAAAAGTACAAACAATTAAACTTCATACAGTCAttctaatattcaaattataaaacttCGACAACCAAATCaaacacaaattataaaatcgtGAGCAACATTATCTTCATTTCTTGGAACCTTGTTGGTGAATTTGACAAAAGATATTGCTTGAAGATGAGACTGAAAATGGAGGATCCAACCTGCTATAAATATAAGGGTTTTATgtacataataataatcttataaatataacataaatataatatatatataagtatatatatatttatgtaatcaATGGTATACCGGTATACCACGTCATATCGAAGATTCGGTATACCACGGTATAGGAAATCTAAAACCGTTATCGTGCCGAAAACTACAGTATACTAAAAAAtcggtatcataccgtaccgaaaactACGGTATGCCGAAAAATAAGtaatttcggtatttttccggTACAATAAGTCTGATAtttcggtatttcggtataatTCCCCACCCCTACTTAATTTAGTTACAACGACATATATCAAAGCtcattaataatttaacaGAAAGAATGGTCCTTTTTTAAGATCTATCATGCAAAAGTCATCAAATCACCCTACacttatataaaataagtaaatggAATAATTctgatttaaataaattttgactCGATTTTAAAACAGAGTAAATGCTTACCAAATCTTTTAGTtttgcaataataaaatacttttgttgtgaaaatataaaattgagtgATCTGCGTACATATAAAAcactaactttatttttagGGTTGACTAAAACTCTCCACTATCGTCTATCATCTCTCTTATCCCTCCTTATTCTACGTgattttcctctctctctctctctatcaaTTAGAATCGACGTAGCATGAATACAATATACTATAACTATCTTTTAACCAATAAATTCCTATGaatctaaattataaaattgtcagaataaaattctttttttttcgatgtggaaataaattataatcggAATATTGTATTGCATGCTAAAATCCCCAAAATCCAACCATAATTTAACATATGAAATGATGCAGTATTTGAAGATAAGACTTGAAGAATAATCaagttatatttttggttttatttatttcctagttaatagaattagtagatggaaaaatattaaaagctTCGAATACTGCATCATTAAATAGTGacaataaattactattattgGATTAAATGTTCTTGAAAGCATGTATGTATGGTCCAATGGAGAACACACGGACACTGCACACATTCTTACACATACACAGTACAGTGCACACATTCTCaaacacacattcacacacacacattcacacacacagtgcacatattcaaatttttaaattcaatttcatatcaattatttcattttgccaAACAAAAAGGATTTGGAATccttccaattcaattccatagaatTCCAATTCTGTGTACCAAACGGACCCTAATAGAAATTCCAAAAGGAATGTGAATCACTTATcatgagacggaggaagtactacttttttcaatttcaatattttacaatatttagtactattttttttcaatttcaatagtTTACTTGGTTATTAATTAAGCTTTGAATAAGTTTATCGGTGCCCTATTGCTATGTTGAATAAGTGGCCAAATTAAACAGATGGATATATTATTGATGTCTAAGTCTCTAACAAACTTGATGTCTAAGTTCTAATGGATaaatatagttttaaatttttataataagaaaatatttatttgaacctctctatttacatatatatgtatctttttttcttttcttgtgaCCTACCgaatttaattcaattggaataattttcaaaagaaaacacTACCACATTGAATTGGTGGTTACACATAAattgatagttttttttattgttaatacAAAGTACTTCGATATTCAAgttcattaatttttgtacTTAATTGTAGGGGTAGTTCGCTATGGTATACCGTACTTTGAGTGTCATATCGTGtaccgtaccgaaagttaCGGTATGACAAAACACCATACCGATACATTTCCGGTATATCGGTATATCAGAAATTCGGTATGGTAGTTTTTGATACCGTTACCATACcgtattttcggtataccgtaccgcatttcggtataccatacttttacgatatatcgaaattcgGTACGGCATACCGTTATACCTATTTAGAGAATGACTGTTTTTCGGCTTagcatgttttaaaaattggggGAATGTAAATTTCAGTAAGTGGATTTTGTTAATGATCCAAGCCATTTCGATTCAAACATAACCATCATTACTTCGTTTTTAACCCTGATTTGTAGCGGACTGATTTGCACTTCTGGCGATGGAATATTTCGTCGCTGATCTAATGTTCACTTTTTAGTActttaattgtaaaaaaaaaaggtactacttgtgatttattttgagaatttgaactataaatcaaccaaaaacagtcattcaaataataatttcctTTATATACTTAGTCAATAGTTGAATATAATAATGTGTATTTTTCTCAagctaattaaaattttaaattttaaatttcaaatttgaccGGCATTGGTTAACCAATGTCTATAAAAATCCATTCTCCTTGCAAAGATAGACATGCaaacaaaccaaaacaaaacacacacacaaaaaaaatgcaagCTTCGGTTCTTGTTTCCCTTGCCTTGGTAGCCGCATGGCTCATCTACACAAGGTGGTCCGACTCGAGGCGGCGGCAGCGAAACAAGCTCCCACCAGGGCCGCCTTGTCATCCGATCATCGGCAACATGCTACAACTCGGCCCAAACCCGCACAAGTCACTCGCTAACCTCTCCAAAACATACGGCCCCTTGATGTTTCTCAAGCTCGGCAGCCAATCCGTCATCGTTGCCTCATCTCCCGAGACGGCTAAAGAAGTCCTTCAAAAACACGGCCACGTCTTCACGACGCCCTTCACTCCCAACGCAGTGTGCGTGCACGGCCACGGCGACGTCTCGATGGCCATGCTCCCCGCCGCCTCAGACATATGGAAAAAGATTCGCCGAATAGCCAGAGAGAAACTCTTCTCCAGTCCAGCTCTTCACGCCACTCAAGATATCCGGCGAGAGAGGCTGCGGAAGCTCAACGACTATATCAACACATGCAGCGGAGAGGGCCGCCCTATGAACGTTGGAGAAGCCACCTTCACCACCATGTTCAACCTCATGTTTGCTACCTTTTTCTCCATTGAAATCATCCAATACGGTGTTATAAATAAGGAATTCCAAGAGCATGTTAAGGCCATCACAAGGTATATGGCAGTTCCCAATGTTGCAGATTTCTTCCCCATCTTTGCTCCTTTGGATCCACAGGGGCTGAGGCGGAAGCTCACTCATCACTTCGGGAGCTTGCTTGAGTTAGTCCAGAGCCTCATCGACCAGCGACTGCAGGAAAGAACGACGTCGTCTTACCACAAGAAGAGTGATTTCCTTGAAACCCTCCTAGACCTCTCCCAAGGGAATGAGTATGATTTGAGCATTAAAGAAATCAAGCATTTGTTTGTGGTGAGAATAATATATGTTTATTCTTtcctttaattaaattttctatgTTTACAAATCGTTATTCTAAAACGCGAGTACTGTATATGtcaggatttaattattgcagGATCAGAAACAAGTGCAGCCACGACAGAATGGGCAATGGTGGAACTACTACTCCACCCCGACAAAATGGGAAAGCTGAAAGCAGAGCTGAAGAGCGTTGTTGGAGAGAAAATCATCGTGGAAGAATCAGACATCTCAAGACTCCCATACTTGCAAGCTACCATCAATGAAGTGTTGCGCCATCACCCTCCCGTGCCTCTCTTAGTTCCTCATGTCGCGGAAGACGAAGCGCGAGTCAATGACTATACAATCCCCAAAAATGCTAGAATATTTGTCAATGTTTGGGCAATCATGAGAGATCCAAGCATCTGGAACGATTCGGAGAGCTTTGAGCCCGAACGGTTTTTAAATAACGACATAAATTTTGGAGGGCAGCATCTGGAGCTAATTCCATTTGGTTCAGGACGGAGAATTTGCCCTGGCATGCCGTTAGCTAGTCGCATGCTGCCCTGCATGGTGGCAACCATGTGTCACAACTTCAATTGGAAGCTTGAAAAAGGGTCAGAATCCAAAAAACTTCAAAGAGAAGATGTGTTTGGAGTAGCAGTGCAGAAGAAAACCCATCTTAGAGCAATTCCCATCAAGGTTTAAATCATATGGCGGGCTTGCATgattgatattaaaataaatatggaagACATCCAGTTTTTGGATAGTCATGATCAGATGAAACATTTCGTGTCTCTTATTACTAGATAGTATATAGTGAATAAATTTTGTTCAAATGTGCATGTTAAGTGGTGTTTAATACTGCTTCTCTTCCAACATGAATTCTTTCCTTTATGTTCAAGATGGACTTGAGTGCCTGCAcaccttttatatttttttacagaGAAGAAAGGAGAAAGGGGGAGacgaaagagaaaagagagagaattagAAGTAATTATGACAATTGAATTTACAGCTGTGTGGGGTCCTcctactactataattaaaatcctagtttgtatttttatcatttatttttcgaATAATATGCTAATTTTCTTgcatttatagtatttatacgtaacaaattattttacttatctGATATCTcaataatattacaatttatGTGTATCTATGTTAATAACCTAATATATTTGTTAGTCAAAATTAATctagttaatttatttgaaaataaaattatgattttttaatttttattagactatattttctctttttttctcattttaataaaagacaatcattttaacttttaaacatttttaaaagacaatattttatactccctccgtcctccactaaatgtctcatatttgaccgatacggattttaagaaattgtttgactttatgaaGTAAGTGAgtagaaaagttggtggaatgtgggtctacttttatatattaattttataataaaaaatgagcggaatgagttagtggaatttaTGGTTCACTTACCAAATAGGTAAAAGtgatatgagacatttaatggcggacggatggagtaattggAGGTGATAATtgtgaaaaattgaaagtttatgatttaatattttaattttaaacataATGAAACGGACaaaaattttactaaatttttaaatttgaatgaatattatttcatataaaaatataatttcattgaAATTCAATATCTAATTgtgttttcatcattttataaatttttaaatatataatgtaggtaagaataatatttatttttatagttttatacttatatgtattatttttataattttagcaTCGGCTTATTGCAAGTTCTGGTTCCGTCCCTGAATAGAGTACATTTCTTTTACACaaagtttaagaaattgatgtttaaaagttaaacaaatagagtaaaataaacaatattctTCTAGAAGGGAGGCATGCATCCTAAAGTATTCTAATATTCTATGAGAAACACCTAAGTTATCTACTTTATAGGACTTGTGCTCTAAAAGTTCGACTCATAAAAGATAATCTTTTCTTTCAAACAATTTAAACTTTTCACAAAAAGCAAACAACATCGTAAAAACTTTCACATTGAgaatgaactatttttcttagttcaaatatcaaaacactttgatgtgaaaaaaaataacaataacttttaaatttgaaacctcacttttttttctcaaaaatcattttcctttttctccgAATATTGTCccttaaaaaggaaatacgTTTCCTCTTCCTTAACTTGATAGAACCTATCAActtctctttcttttaaaaaaagtaaaagttacCTCTTTTCTTGGTTGAGCGGGACGAGTCGGGGTGTTGAGCCTTTGGCGCTTAACCTTTTAGTCTAGGGATACGAATCTAGACTAAGACTGGAGGAACACTCTTGAGTCCAGagcggaaaaaaaaattgctctgataccaccCTGTCACGGCCGCACTTTTTTAGGGATAACAAATGCGGTTtatcgcgactaggggaggattaaagaagcgggaaAGAAAGGGGAAACCTTGGCACGACTGAAATGAACGAAATCAAATTTGGAATGACTGGGAAATTATATCAAAGTATACTATACAAAAGAACATAAGTTCAACTTTTAcattgcagcggaagagtcaaGAGAGAATGACACACGATACATCTGAGCATTATACTACTGGAACACATTCGTCACAtctactcaacaccgcccTTCATCATCCCCGCTtaacctgcacatttttaaaacaaatgcagggctgagtacatttatgtactcagtggacacatgccgaaataaatttttcataaaaacgGGTTTTTGTCAAGCCATAACTGAGTGAACCCGGGTTTTGTCGAAAGTGCCCGAGAACactaaaaacattttctctttaaaaCTTTGATTGGTCGATCCATTTTCTTGGAACATTTACCATATCTGAACTTATTTCTGGTGTCGGGAATGTGGCCATATTCCACGATCACAATGTCCGGCCAACTCGAAAGAAGGCTCATGGTCCCTGGTGTAGACTAGCCTAAGTAGGGAATCTCTCCGacactcagacccgaattcgattcacAGTATATTTGGTCTAATCTAATAGGGACGCTTCCCTTTCTAGACAAACAGATAGGTGAtgctaaaacaaaaacatgacAAGACAAAacattttgtaaatttaaataactaaaagcATACTTGAACTGTATAGTAAAcagaaagcccacctcattcgtttaatttccttaacttgaaTTTCTCGCTCCGACCTTAACTTGCGGAGATAACCTTTTCGGAAACATCACAACATAATTTACTAATTAGACTCAAGGacaaatatacttaaattaGAATACATGCCTCGTAAttaaccattttatttttctctattctttaagaaatttctaaaactcgCATGCtctttgataaggctaatttcatgcatcgatTATGTGGTAAAaatcactttattttactgggtctaacgcaATTTTAAGCTAGGTGTGTAAaggaatcgctagatccagggAAAGCTGAAGGCGATGGACTAGCAAAGAAAAGCGAAGGAAAGTGAGCggatttgaagaagaaaaatggttgGACGAAGGGAGTCAAAAGCTGAGGGTAACGAAGACTATTCGCACCCTGCTGGATCCACCtccacgcctatatatagaagagcatgcagcACACGATAGATAGATGATTTTTAGCTCTCggctcacacactcacacacacttgggaaaaggGGAATTCTGGGGTAGTTAGGGGTTTTTTCTTCGGAGAAAGTCagtggtaacaccgtccttacgaagggcgaagatacaatcaatttatattcaatttttgcaCTGttattccgtcgaacttcacattttggaagtcgatttggttgtttgCTACTTATcgttatctatgcatttagtttacATTATGATGGTGTCTATTTTGTGTTGGTTTACGTTGATTCTGTGTTTTTTAGGAGTTGaatgttattctctgttttggatgtttatgtgcttgatctgggaaatGGTTGTGGATCTGTGCTGTTGTAGTTGATCTGTGGTGAATCGGCGAATCTGTAGTCATGGATATAATTTTGAACGGAGTTGgtttcggatgcttggatccggagtggatttagcatccgaagtaTGGATCTGAACGGGGGAAAccgagttgtgcatggattttgaattttctgctttctttctgttttgcttcgtctagtagccaTAGATCTGCCTTAGTTTAAATTGTTCTTCGATTTTGTTGCTTTAAATTCAGTCTGCTTTGTTTCGATTTACGTTCTATCTCTGTTTTACTGGATGTTTTATGTCaatggttggagaagatgatgtcgctgttagttagtagtttagttagttgttttccagcttttcatccgtattttaccttttcagtaaatggtccccaccgtcagttgcTTTTcaaggtctaggtaatttagggaatagttttcttagatcCAGTAATTGTCCCACTTGTCCCAGTTtatatgcatgatttctgttctGCCTAAATCTAGATGTTAGAGTAACATGCTTCAATTACCAAgtctagtttaatttcctcaacccaaaaattgcgtggcaatagccaacccaaaaatagttcccGAGTCCTTGAACCTGTTTattgcgcattcatctctgtgggatcgatccctacttccctgtgctaattttagtgtacgtggttgagggttttgaagaggtattctgtgtgtccgacgaccgagatcttttgacgatccgtgagttcctagaccctatgatctagtggattcgccGGATCTAGGAAGCTTGACATTCCTTACTGTGCACACAAACCAAACCCAGTAGCTtcactctttttctttcactaTTCTCGGATTCGATTGTATTGAACTTTATACTtaacttcaaaattttattttaggcaaaactctaaaataatttaaaagatcAATTATTTTAGCTTAGTTACACCATTAGAAGAAATCttataaaaacatattaattgaatcttaattaaaacttaggctaagattttaatattaaatttcctcaaaaataaattctaattttgaaactgGGCCAAGACTTCCTTTAATTTTCAGCCCAAGTTATTAAATCTCGAAATTGGACCTATTCAGTTTATGCATTGCAGCATCATTTATTAAATAGAAGTTGGGCTCAATTTATTTCTCTACTCCTCCCCCTCTCTACCTGCTGCGCTGCCGCCACCTTccggcgccggcgccggcgccTCCGGCGGATCTCTTTCTCCCCCCTCCGTCTCTCCTTATcatctctttttctctccTATCTCTTTCCTTCCCCTTCCTCTATCATCTCCCTCGATCTCGCCGGAGCTCCGCCACCAGCCCGCCACCGCCCTATCTCTCTTTTGGATCCGCCGCCGCCACTGTGCATGCCTCCGGACAGCAGGCAAGCTCTCTGCCACTGCACTCTCTCTCTCGGCGCTGCCACCTCGCCCCGTCGCCACCACTGCCGCCGTTTCGCCGACTCCCCAAAGGTAAGGATATACTAtctattattcttattttttatttcatttttctaagAATTTAAATTCTTAGATCTGAGgttttggaatttaatttgtgaaGGTTGTGAAATTAGTGACGAATTGGGGTGTGGGGCTGCCACCGTCGGCAACGGTGTGCCAAAACTCAGTCGCCGGAGTTCCGGCAGATTCCTATTCGGGAGATAAGTTTCTTGACTTGTGTTTATTATGGTTATAGGACTTGGATTGACTATTATATGGATTTGGTAACTCTTGATTCTTGAATAATGTGTTGCTACTTGGAAGACTTATGATGTAACATGTTAATCTCACTGTGTTGGTAACATTGGGCAGATTCTTATTTGCAACTAATATATGCATGCTTCGTAGTTCGTAGTTCGTACTTACATGAAAACGAAAAGAAAGGTTTGGAATTTACCTTTTCAATATGGGAAAAAGTGTTGTTGGATTGGCGACTAGATCCTACATCTGCAACTCTCCCTCCTCGTACTCCTTTATTCTATGTTGGTGTGTGAAGAGAATTTTGGGGTGTTTTGATTGTGGTGGGTGGCTGATTTTGAATAGGTTTGAGGTATATATAAACATGTTAAAGATGGCAAGTTGTCGTAAACTCTAAACAAAATCTTAGGTTTTGTTTGGTACAcagaattggaattgaattggaattggaattctgtggaattgaattggaaggaattgaattgaattataattcaattctaaatCCTATGTTTGGTAAGaattgatatgaaattgaattgacatgtttgataattataaacatagtgcacacactacacacatttatcatatttcacacatttcacacactacatgcatttcacatatttcacacactacagaCATTTCacgcactacacacacttcacacatttcataCACTATaaacacttcacacactacacatactACATATTTTTCATACACTACACATagttcacacacttcacacactacacacatttcacacattaCATACACTTCACACAATTCAAATGTGtggtgtgtgtagtgtgtaaaatttgtgaagtgtgtgaaacatgtgaagtgtgtgtagtgtgtaaagtgtatgtagtgtgtgaaattgtgtgtagtgtgtagtgtgtgtagtgtgtgaaatgtgtggtgtgtagtgtgtgaaatgtgtgtagtgtatgaaatatgtgaaatgtaGTGTGTGAACTTGTGAagtatgtgaaatgtgtgtattgTGAGTTGTAgcgtgtgaaatgtgtgtagtgtgtgaaatatgtgtagtATGTGAAacgtgtgtagtgtgtgtatgtgaatatttggaattccactacttttgatatggaattcaaattgtggaattgGAATTTAATTCGAAATCcatgaatttttataatacCAAACActgaatttggaattgaaggcttcaattccaattccacacCTCCAATTCCGTGTCCAAATACAGCCTTAGAGTAAAGGAATACGAGTATGGAGAGTTGTCGTAGAGTTGCATCTTACACACACAGAgcacacacacataacacacacatTCTTACACatacacactgcacacattctcacacacactgcacatacacattcacacacacattcacacacactgcaaacacacattcacacacacaatgcatatattcaaattttaaaattcaattccataacaattatttcatttttccaaacaaatgatttggaattgaattctaatttaattccttccaattccaattccgtgTACCAAAAGGACCCTAGT harbors:
- the LOC125219752 gene encoding 11-hydroxysugiol 20-monooxygenase-like; its protein translation is MQASVLVSLALVAAWLIYTRWSDSRRRQRNKLPPGPPCHPIIGNMLQLGPNPHKSLANLSKTYGPLMFLKLGSQSVIVASSPETAKEVLQKHGHVFTTPFTPNAVCVHGHGDVSMAMLPAASDIWKKIRRIAREKLFSSPALHATQDIRRERLRKLNDYINTCSGEGRPMNVGEATFTTMFNLMFATFFSIEIIQYGVINKEFQEHVKAITRYMAVPNVADFFPIFAPLDPQGLRRKLTHHFGSLLELVQSLIDQRLQERTTSSYHKKSDFLETLLDLSQGNEYDLSIKEIKHLFVDLIIAGSETSAATTEWAMVELLLHPDKMGKLKAELKSVVGEKIIVEESDISRLPYLQATINEVLRHHPPVPLLVPHVAEDEARVNDYTIPKNARIFVNVWAIMRDPSIWNDSESFEPERFLNNDINFGGQHLELIPFGSGRRICPGMPLASRMLPCMVATMCHNFNWKLEKGSESKKLQREDVFGVAVQKKTHLRAIPIKV